The genomic segment ACCCCGCCTcaccagatttaaaaaaaaaaaaaaacataaataaaatttgtcCACTTTTGAAGACGGGGCTTCTTCAAGGCCACCTAGGAGTCTGCGGGGTGACCTCTAATCCTGTCAAGAGGACCCTTTACTTTCTCTTGTGGAATTTGCACCAGTGGCAAAGGCTGTAAGCCAAAGGCCTCATGCTgtgaaactgaagaagctgCTGAAAAGCCAAACCTGGCTTCAGAAATACGTTCTGCAGACAAGCGGCGAGGATCAACGGAGCCCGCGCGGCACCCAGAGCCTGTGATATTTGATCAGGCTGGACATGCCCCGTTGCGTCTGCACACCCTGCCTCACCTTCTCTGTCTGCTCGCACCCAACACCTCACACCCAGTCCCAGGGATAAGTGCTCCCTTACTATAAATACATGGACAGGATGGAAGCTTGAGGGAGCCAAAAAAGACCAGGCAGGGGGGAGGAGGTAGGCAAGTATGGATAAAACTTAAAAGACTGAACACCTGATAAAGTACTAAGTAATTAAATTTGAGGtcaaactttaaaacacacacattctaTCAGCTTAACTCAGAGCTGTTTCATGCATCATCtgcactgaaataaaaacacctgCAAGTGTCCATTTTGTACTTTCACAGTttcagtgtctttttttcaaCATCCCCACCCCTCTAAATCTGTCGTTCTCCTCTCCCTGTACAACCCTCTCTGATTCTCAAGAAAACAGGTGCAAAGAGGAGTGtccgcacacacatgcacagacacagacaaacatacacttacacatacacacagttcATGCCTGATACAGCCCCTCCTTTCAAAACCTGTGAAAGCATGCAGAACATTTCCTTATGTCCTCCTTGCAGCAGTGTCTTCAGCTGAAGGAGCAAATATAGCCTGTcaactatctatctatctatctatctatctatctatctatctatctatctatctatctatctatctatctatctatctatctattttcTGATAGCTTTCCTAgctctttattattttaaagtaaGTGCGGAGAGAAGAATTTAAGGTAAGCTGAGTGCTGCATCCCTGTATGGAGGCTAAGGCTGCAATTGCATACAAAAAGCACCGAGCTCTGCCTAAGCAACACAAACAATTGGATTTGGAGGGAAACGTGCTGGTAAAAAATTTGGCGCCAACTTGTGCGCATGTTATCCGCCATTCAGTCGCTAATGAGAATGATAATTTGTGGGCTCCTCTGATGACCCCTACCCCCTCTTCAATAGTGACTTCTCCCTGGGGACTTGATTGCTCAGGTCCCCGAGGGACATCCAGCCCTCTGTAGGAATCCTTTTCTCGACGGATTCCCTCCTGTTTCGTTTTGTACACAGACGATGATCCAAACTCAACAGTATGGGACTTGTAGATTTGTTAGGCAATAAACCATGTACGCACGTTTAAACAGTTCATATCTGGATGCAGACCAATAACAGCATAGGTGGGCTACCTCTTTCTGTGGACACCTCTGCGTCAGctgttcatatatttttttcagttgttttaagaaacatttacattttgccACCGTCTCTATAAGCCTATTGTGTTTACCTTAAAGCAGCTGCTGTTGAGTAATTCAAAGCAAACAGTGAATATAGGATTTCTTTATCTTCCTTCCTAGCTCCCAGCCTGTCCACAGAGCTGACGCGGCAGCTTTAACCTGATTtgcaaacagtttaaaaaaatgttgccatgaaAATAGGACGGACTCAGTTAACTTCTCTTGGGAGTATGTAGCCTTACAGCTGGATCCGAGTTCCCTCCCTTTAATCCCTCATGTTTACACCGGACCAGGCGCCCCTTCTTGGCGGCCACGCGTGTGTGTATGTTCGCCTCCTCACCTCCGCAGAGCGGCTGCACGACCCGGCCTGCCAGCGGGGATTTACTGACTGGCGCTGTGCCCGGCCGCAGGCAGACTAGTTCGCTCGGTTCTCACGACCTCAGCTACACAAAGGCATCTCTGAACTATTAACTCAGACACGAAGGCAGTAGGAACTACCGCAGAACCCACACATGCTGCCAACTGGTGTTTCAGTATGCCTCCTCGCAGAAAGAAGCTGCTTGAGCATCACAGGCAGTGGGGTTTCAGTATGCCATGTACTGCCGGTGTCATCTGCAGGGCACTGCCACTTCAGGGGGGGTGAAAGTGAGAACGCAAGTACACGAATCGACAAAGCAGTCCAACTGTAAAGGGGAGATTAAAACCAGGAGTTGTGACTACAAGGTATCACTGAAAAACACCCGTTAGAGGTCACGTAGGCAGTGCCAGGGAACTGTGAAGAGATTCTATAAACAACTTAtcactttatttcaatttcttcACATGTTATTAGTCTCGGAGCCTAAAACAGCTGCTTTTGGTTGGAAGGTATGAGCCCTAAAAGTTTAAATAACCCATTACGCGTAAAACTTTACGAACATTGATATTTTTCTATATTTGAGCACGCGTCTTAAATGAATGAAGCActacaaatgtttattttgcatgtgttggCGGCCAGGACAGATAAAACACTTTAAACCCGTCTTACTTTTGCCCTGTGCCAGTCATGCACAGCTAAGGCGCGCCGGTGGAGTATTAAATGTTGAGGGGTTTTGACCGGGCTGTAACCTAATCCCAAGTACAGGGGCCCGCTGACTGCAAGTGGCTGACACACGGCTTGCACCATGCCGGTCGACACAGAAACACTGCCCTCAGTTCCGGACCCCACTAACTGGAGGAAGATATGTTTACACCCAGGGGTAAACAGAAAGTGGGAAAAGGAAAGGGAGACCACTGTTACGTAGAATCTTCGCAGGGCGCTGTCACCTAAGCAAAGTCACCTAAGCAGATGTAGGCCGCAGactggaaataaaaacaaggcAGTTTAAATGATTGTGTGTCAGCGCGTGGGATGGGGGATCGTAATCAGGTTACAATATTCCACAACCTGCAGTTTTATTTGTCTTCCAGTGCCACGACTTCCGCCAAGGTCCCCTGCCCTGAAAGCGAAGTCTAACCAAGTTCCCTCCATTCCGCTTGGAGTGGAATCGAACAATTGATCCACAAAAGAAAGCGAGGATCCTTCCATATTCTCCTTTCACTGAAGCAATCTGTTAGTGACATTAACCCCTGAGCGCATTTCCCAGGCTCTTGAATAGGGTTTGAGACTTTTTAAAGCTCCCGCTGCATACAGGATGAGACCcttttcaaacttttaattaCCTTTGTAGCAGCAGAAAAATACACCCTTATTGTCCCCGGGACCATTCTTTAGAGGGCCAGATGTAAGGAGCTCCCGCCAAACTGGTGACAAGGTGGCCACTTTCAACCTGTGGTAGATTAACTGATGCAGGGGTTTACACTGTGAACATGAGtattaaaatatattgtttCCCCCCCTGATTTATCCTTAACTCTGACCACAGTTTGATCCTTGACATGACTTTTACGCGTTAAATAGAAGTTTTACGCATGGCGTGTGACTTAATAGAGGCGCATACGGATACTtcataaaattaattaatgacgTGATAGAAGCAGGCTGAAGACAAGACATAATTTCTGAAACCTCATTTATTAAAACAGTGGGTCAACACCCAACTTCTTtccaaacacaaaacaacaaagaataTAAAACACAGCTTTGGTATAACAATCAATGACACCTCTATACAAAACTAAACCTTTTCATAAAAAGTACTTCatcataacaaaaaaaatcaaagaaagaaagaaaatcctaTAAATCTTCCATCTGCATGTTTACCACGGACATCCAAATGTTGGAATCAacaataaattatatatatagatatacttATAAAAACATGCGCCATTTGAGGCAGCACCTGTTCCATAAAACGAAACAACATGAACTAGTGGGAGGGGGTATTAAGTGGTTAGAGTTACCATCCCATAGCGGAAAAGTCACAGGTTCAACCCCCGTAACGTTGTGTGCAGTCACTTAAAAGTCTAAATTGAAAAAGTAATGCGAACTGGATTGAAGTGCAGTCTCTGGTCCCTTTAAGCTACCACGGCCGCCACACAGGCTCGCTGCTCTCGGAGCCGGTGCTGACCCCCACTGGGCTGACCGCCTGGGACCCTCCGGAGAAGGACGTCATGCCATGAACAGGAGATGCTGCAGTGGGTGCTGAGCTGCCGTGCACCGGGCTGGCGTTAACCGCAACAGGCACTCCTGCGTTTGCGTAAAGGGGGATGACAGGGGCCGTGGTGGAGGTAAAGGCCGGGTTGGGGATCAAAAAAGCAAACTGTCCATCTGTTGCGGGCACCAGCTGGAACCCACCAAAGACCTTGGGGGACACGGCCTCGGCGGGACTGAGCTTGGGGCCCATTGCGGCCCCGCTGATGGGCAGAGTGGATGGAAGCTGCACATGCAGGGGCTGGGCCAGGTGTGCCTGCTGAGACGGGGACTGCTGCGGGTAGTTCATAGACATCATCTGGCTCAAGCAGTTGGATAGATGGTTGAGGAGCCTCGACCTCACCTCAGAGTTCACCCCCTCTGAGGTGGAGAGAAAGCGGGTGACCTCGTTCATGCATTCGTTGAATCCGGCTCTGTATTTGCTGAGGACCGTGGCGTCAGCTGAGAGCGCTGCTGGTCGGAAGAGGGAGGACGCGATATTAGTAACTTATAAGCAGCTTTGCGACTCTTTCCGAAAGTCGTGGCTTTACGACCCACTTCTGTTATTATATCAACTTACCGCTCATCTGTACGCGCTGCAGGTTCCTCAAGTGCTTCACTGTCATCTCCAGGATGTCTGCTTTTTCCAGCTTGGAGTGTCTGGAGCTCTGTGGAAAGGAATAGGAAAAGTTAAGTTTATATTTATGTCATATTTAAAACCAACTCATTATctaagaataagaataatacAAATATTTCATTATAAAAAAGTTTccaggattattttgaacttacATCTTTTTTAAGCGCGTCCAGGATGAGTGTCTTGAGCTGTCCCAGGCTTTCGTTAATTCTGGCTCTCCTGCGTTTTTCCATGATGGGCTTTGAAgactgcaaataaaaaaaagaaattcttaagtaaatattttatttactaaTCGCACATACGGATTTGCACGACTGCACGGTGATGTCATATCTGTAACTTCTCGTAACTAAAGGACAAACTTGTACAAATATTCCTCACTTCAGGAGAATCCCCTCCGttcttttaaaaca from the Pelmatolapia mariae isolate MD_Pm_ZW linkage group LG20, Pm_UMD_F_2, whole genome shotgun sequence genome contains:
- the her9 gene encoding hairy-related 9 isoform X2 — translated: MPADTMEKQTASPIAGAPANGSHTPDKPKNASEHRKSSKPIMEKRRRARINESLGQLKTLILDALKKDSSRHSKLEKADILEMTVKHLRNLQRVQMSALSADATVLSKYRAGFNECMNEVTRFLSTSEGVNSEVRSRLLNHLSNCLSQMMSMNYPQQSPSQQAHLAQPLHVQLPSTLPISGAAMGPKLSPAEAVSPKVFGGFQLVPATDGQFAFLIPNPAFTSTTAPVIPLYANAGVPVAVNASPVHGSSAPTAASPVHGMTSFSGGSQAVSPVGVSTGSESSEPVWRPW
- the her9 gene encoding hairy-related 9 isoform X1, yielding MPADTMEKQTASPIAGAPANGSHTPDKPKNASEHRKSSKPIMEKRRRARINESLGQLKTLILDALKKDSSRHSKLEKADILEMTVKHLRNLQRVQMSAALSADATVLSKYRAGFNECMNEVTRFLSTSEGVNSEVRSRLLNHLSNCLSQMMSMNYPQQSPSQQAHLAQPLHVQLPSTLPISGAAMGPKLSPAEAVSPKVFGGFQLVPATDGQFAFLIPNPAFTSTTAPVIPLYANAGVPVAVNASPVHGSSAPTAASPVHGMTSFSGGSQAVSPVGVSTGSESSEPVWRPW